A single region of the Changchengzhania lutea genome encodes:
- a CDS encoding DUF2795 domain-containing protein, with amino-acid sequence MYWTLELASYLSDAPWPATKDELIDYAIRTGAPLEVVENLQSIEDEGDSYDSIEEIWSDYPTDEDYLWNEDEY; translated from the coding sequence ATGTATTGGACATTAGAATTGGCATCTTATTTAAGCGATGCACCTTGGCCAGCAACAAAAGACGAGTTGATAGATTACGCTATTAGAACTGGTGCTCCTTTGGAGGTTGTTGAAAACCTACAGTCTATTGAAGACGAAGGCGATTCGTACGACTCCATTGAAGAAATTTGGTCAGATTACCCAACAGACGAAGATTACCTCTGGAATGAGGACGAATATTAA
- a CDS encoding cob(I)yrinic acid a,c-diamide adenosyltransferase, producing the protein MKIYTKTGDKGTTALFGGTRVPKHHIRIESYGTVDELNSHLGLIRDQDIHQNYKDLIVHIQDRLFTVGAILATDPEKAILKNGKARLNIPKISEENINLLEKEMDSMNDALPPMTHFVLPGGHQTVSFCHIARCVCRRAERLATALNDMQPIDPKALMYLNRLSDYLFVLARKLSYDLQANEIKWIPEKE; encoded by the coding sequence ATGAAGATTTATACAAAAACAGGAGATAAAGGCACTACAGCATTATTTGGTGGCACACGTGTACCAAAACATCATATTAGAATTGAAAGTTATGGCACTGTGGATGAACTCAATTCTCATTTAGGATTAATTCGCGATCAAGACATCCACCAAAACTATAAAGATTTAATTGTTCATATTCAGGATCGGTTATTTACGGTAGGCGCCATTTTGGCTACAGATCCTGAGAAAGCTATTTTAAAAAATGGTAAAGCGCGTTTAAACATTCCTAAAATTTCTGAGGAAAACATAAATCTTCTAGAAAAAGAAATGGACAGCATGAATGATGCTTTACCACCTATGACGCATTTTGTTTTACCTGGCGGTCATCAAACGGTGTCATTCTGTCACATAGCCCGTTGTGTTTGCCGAAGGGCCGAGCGTTTAGCAACAGCTTTAAATGATATGCAACCAATAGACCCAAAAGCTTTAATGTACTTAAACCGCCTTTCTGACTACCTTTTCGTATTGGCACGAAAGTTGTCCTACGACTTACAAGCAAATGAAATTAAATGGATTCCTGAAAAAGAATAA
- a CDS encoding O-methyltransferase: MWYQIYQYIKFIFKSKNQHGVHSPFIYNLVTTCFYDRSYFDDYIKLLHFRKTLIHNKTKIKVTDLGVGSQVMSKQIRQISDMARNAGTTKKRVQLLYRITHYFKPKYILELGTSLGIATHAMSLGYPESKITTIEGCPNISSFTKKNFKKHHLSDIKLLTGNFDEVIKTIPSSTFDLIFFDGNHQKKATLNYFEQLLKTAHNDSVFIFDDIYWSKDMTAAWETIKQHPKVTITVDTFFWGFVFFRKEQVKEHFIIRV, encoded by the coding sequence ATGTGGTATCAAATATATCAATACATAAAATTCATATTCAAATCTAAAAATCAACATGGTGTCCACTCCCCTTTTATCTATAATTTGGTCACTACATGTTTTTATGATCGTTCGTATTTTGATGATTATATAAAGCTATTACATTTCAGAAAAACGCTTATTCATAATAAAACCAAAATAAAAGTAACAGATTTGGGTGTCGGCTCTCAAGTCATGTCAAAGCAAATTCGCCAGATTTCAGACATGGCTAGAAATGCTGGTACTACAAAAAAAAGAGTGCAGCTTCTATACAGAATTACGCACTATTTCAAACCGAAATACATTCTTGAATTGGGCACATCGTTAGGTATAGCAACTCATGCTATGAGCTTAGGCTATCCTGAATCTAAAATCACGACTATTGAAGGCTGTCCAAATATTTCGTCATTCACAAAGAAAAATTTTAAAAAGCATCATCTTAGTGATATCAAATTATTAACTGGTAATTTTGATGAGGTTATTAAAACAATACCATCATCGACTTTTGACCTTATTTTCTTTGATGGCAATCATCAAAAAAAAGCGACTTTAAATTATTTTGAACAGCTGCTAAAAACAGCTCATAATGACTCGGTTTTTATTTTTGATGATATTTATTGGTCTAAAGACATGACAGCAGCCTGGGAAACCATCAAACAACATCCCAAAGTCACCATCACCGTAGATACTTTTTTCTGGGGATTTGTGTTTTTTAGAAAGGAACAAGTTAAGGAACACTTTATAATAAGAGTTTGA
- a CDS encoding ABC-F family ATP-binding cassette domain-containing protein, whose protein sequence is MNYLTVENISKSYGELKLFQDISFSVHKDQKIAFIAKNGTGKTSILNMLAGDDAPDSGNIIYRNDITVSFLSQDPKFNESLTVEETIFASDNDILKVISNYEKALLNSEDAEAYQIAFEAMEQHQAWDFETQYKQILFKLKLEDLNAKVSTLSGGQKKRLALANALINKPDLLILDEPTNHLDLEMIEWLEAFFAKENITLFMVTHDRYFLERVCNEIIELDEGQLYSYKGNYSYYLEKREARIEQEAVETGKAKQLFKKELDWMRRQPKARTTKSKSRIDDFQDIKHRAGQRRNDHEVQLELNMERLGSKILEFHKVSKSFKDKIILDGFDYTFQKGERAGIIGKNGTGKTTFLNILTQSAQPDSGKVITGDTVKFGYYTQNGITIKPEQKVIDVIREFGDYIPLKKGKQISAQQLLERFLFSRKKQYDFVEKLSGGERKRLYLCTVLIQNPNFLILDEPTNDLDIVTLNVLESFLLDFPGCIIVVSHDRYFMDKVVDHLFVFKGDGLIENFPGNYTDYRVYEDSQPVISNTSEDKKEKKSWKKTEDNKLSYKEEKELNSIESKLKALGFNKKELEDKFLDTSLSQDEITKLSLELQTIIDNINQKEERWFELSSKLEA, encoded by the coding sequence TTGAATTACTTAACTGTTGAAAATATATCGAAATCTTACGGCGAATTAAAGCTCTTTCAAGACATTTCGTTTAGCGTACATAAAGACCAGAAAATTGCATTTATCGCAAAAAACGGTACGGGTAAAACCTCCATTCTAAATATGCTCGCCGGTGATGATGCCCCAGATTCTGGAAACATCATCTATAGAAATGACATTACGGTTTCCTTTCTTTCCCAAGACCCGAAATTTAATGAAAGCCTTACGGTTGAGGAAACTATTTTCGCCAGTGATAACGATATTTTAAAAGTCATTTCGAATTACGAAAAAGCCCTTTTAAACTCTGAAGATGCTGAAGCCTACCAAATCGCTTTTGAAGCCATGGAGCAGCATCAAGCTTGGGATTTTGAAACCCAGTATAAGCAAATTCTTTTTAAGCTTAAATTAGAAGATTTAAATGCCAAGGTCAGTACCTTATCTGGCGGACAAAAAAAACGTTTAGCACTTGCAAATGCGCTTATTAACAAACCCGATTTGCTTATTTTAGATGAGCCTACCAATCATCTGGACTTAGAAATGATTGAGTGGTTGGAAGCCTTTTTTGCAAAAGAAAATATCACTTTGTTTATGGTGACTCACGACCGCTATTTTTTGGAGCGGGTCTGTAATGAAATTATTGAACTGGATGAAGGACAGCTTTATAGTTACAAAGGAAATTATTCATATTACCTGGAAAAGCGTGAAGCTAGAATAGAACAAGAAGCGGTAGAAACAGGGAAAGCCAAACAGCTTTTTAAGAAGGAATTAGATTGGATGCGTCGCCAACCTAAAGCGAGAACCACAAAATCTAAATCTAGAATTGACGATTTTCAGGATATAAAACATCGCGCAGGGCAGCGACGTAATGACCATGAAGTGCAACTAGAACTGAATATGGAGCGCTTGGGTAGCAAGATTTTGGAGTTTCATAAAGTATCAAAATCGTTTAAAGACAAGATCATTCTTGACGGATTTGACTATACTTTCCAAAAAGGGGAACGTGCAGGAATTATTGGTAAAAACGGAACTGGAAAAACAACCTTTCTAAATATTTTAACGCAAAGCGCTCAACCAGACTCTGGTAAGGTTATTACAGGGGACACGGTTAAATTTGGCTATTACACACAAAATGGCATCACCATTAAGCCTGAGCAAAAGGTTATTGATGTTATTAGAGAATTTGGAGATTATATTCCACTAAAAAAAGGGAAACAGATTAGCGCACAGCAACTTTTAGAGCGCTTTCTTTTCAGTAGAAAAAAGCAGTACGATTTTGTCGAAAAACTAAGTGGTGGTGAACGTAAACGCTTATACCTGTGTACTGTTTTAATTCAAAATCCTAATTTTTTGATTTTAGATGAACCTACAAACGATTTGGATATTGTTACGCTTAATGTATTAGAAAGCTTCTTATTGGATTTTCCGGGCTGCATTATCGTCGTATCGCATGACCGATATTTTATGGATAAGGTTGTCGATCATTTATTCGTTTTTAAGGGCGATGGCCTTATTGAAAATTTTCCAGGTAATTACACAGATTATCGTGTTTATGAAGATAGTCAACCTGTAATTTCAAATACTTCCGAAGACAAAAAAGAAAAGAAAAGTTGGAAAAAAACCGAAGATAACAAATTGTCCTATAAAGAGGAAAAAGAACTTAACAGTATCGAAAGCAAGTTGAAAGCCTTAGGTTTTAACAAAAAAGAACTGGAAGATAAATTTCTGGATACGTCCCTCTCACAGGATGAGATTACTAAATTATCACTAGAATTACAGACCATCATTGACAACATCAATCAAAAAGAAGAACGCTGGTTTGAATTATCGTCTAAACTGGAAGCATAG
- a CDS encoding polysaccharide biosynthesis/export family protein yields MKRLTLITCLIVATLFSSCITNKDVVYLQDKGTATDSTSIIKQLSKPYRVQVNDILSINVKALDNELTAIFNPAGSVGGTSQGQGALYFNGFTVDLHGDIEFPILGEISVLGFTINEIEEKVKQLLLEIYFKETADIFVTVKLAGLRYTVTGEVGGTGVYTLFQDRVNIIEALANAGDISQTGDRTDVLVIRQYPDGQKIHHIDLTDIAAMQSSFYYIQPNDMILVKPLRRKALGAGQTAIQNITTIASILSVLVSTYFLTRNL; encoded by the coding sequence ATGAAACGATTAACCCTTATAACTTGTTTAATCGTAGCTACGCTGTTTTCTTCATGCATTACAAATAAAGATGTTGTTTATTTACAGGATAAGGGCACTGCTACAGATAGCACAAGTATTATTAAGCAGCTATCCAAACCCTATAGGGTTCAAGTAAACGACATTTTAAGTATTAATGTGAAGGCTTTAGATAATGAGTTGACTGCCATTTTTAACCCGGCTGGAAGTGTTGGGGGGACTTCTCAAGGTCAAGGAGCGCTTTATTTTAATGGCTTTACTGTAGATTTACATGGCGATATTGAATTTCCTATTTTAGGAGAAATCAGTGTCTTGGGGTTTACCATTAATGAAATTGAAGAAAAAGTAAAACAGCTATTATTGGAAATCTATTTTAAGGAGACCGCAGATATATTTGTGACTGTTAAATTAGCAGGGTTAAGATACACCGTAACGGGTGAGGTGGGCGGTACTGGTGTGTACACACTTTTTCAAGATCGTGTAAATATTATTGAGGCCTTAGCCAACGCAGGTGACATTAGTCAAACGGGGGATAGAACGGATGTCTTGGTAATAAGGCAATATCCCGATGGACAAAAAATACATCATATTGATTTGACTGATATAGCTGCCATGCAGTCATCGTTTTATTATATACAACCCAATGATATGATATTGGTAAAACCTTTGAGGAGAAAGGCTTTAGGAGCAGGTCAAACAGCCATACAGAATATAACCACCATAGCTTCTATATTATCTGTGCTGGTGTCCACTTATTTTTTAACTCGAAACCTATAA
- a CDS encoding exopolysaccharide transport family protein — translation MTEEFDMSESNSSSFDIKKFLFRALSYWKFFLILLAVGFFIVYQQNIREEFSYRLGTKISIEDDSNPLFTSNASLTFNWGGVTSKVQTMIVTLKSRSHHEKVVDRLEFYKSYLKQGRFRMQDVYKAVPFIFNHDYNAPQLLNTPVKITFLSSDSFELETQFLSSVVSAQNYLTKQISSIDVPIGLYKKQYKLGDSISLPFLKGEVVLRENRQAIIGNPFFIQFGNFNAIVSSYQARMAVANTSNSPIIDISLIDKNTVKIVDYLNAAVAVLSEDQLNRKNQYATNAIAFIDKQIARVKGELSDNAEALNDYRKKNKIYSLDDQGTLLNEKLTRFDNEKEAINRQLNYYSSLKNYLLTSSTFTEIPAPSVAGIEDGNILSNVSKINDLSVQKSKLQYSVRSDASVFNDLNRQIEGLKNVLLENISSVTNGLRRDLEAVSTNLRKVESQFSKLPEDQQKLISITRQYSLSEQTYNVFLAKRGEAEIIKASNVSDILVIDSAKNTGAMVLGRNLNIRYVFAFFIALLIPLLLAFILTFLDNNIHSPMDVEKLSTIPMLGVISKNTLDNNLVVHRKPKSAVAEAFRAIRSNLQYFYKVNTKNGDGTKTIMITSSVSGEGKTFCSINVATVFALSGKKTILVGLDLRKPKIFGDFNIQNDIGVVNYLIGQESIDNIIQATDVEHLDVITSGPIPPNPSELLISERLNDLISDLKSKYEYIILDTPPIGLVADALELLDYVDVTLYVIRQDFTKKGMFNLINEKYRTKQIKNISLIYNGYDQRANYGYGYGYGYGYGYGYGNYANGYHEEDNKKLTLWMKVKTFFIK, via the coding sequence ATGACTGAAGAATTTGATATGTCAGAGTCTAACAGCTCATCATTTGATATCAAAAAATTCCTATTTAGAGCGTTAAGCTATTGGAAGTTTTTTTTAATTCTTTTAGCGGTTGGTTTCTTTATTGTATATCAACAAAACATACGGGAAGAGTTTTCATATCGGTTAGGAACTAAAATTTCAATTGAAGACGATAGTAATCCGCTGTTTACCTCTAATGCGAGCTTGACATTTAACTGGGGTGGTGTTACCTCTAAGGTACAGACCATGATTGTGACCTTAAAATCAAGGTCGCATCATGAGAAGGTGGTAGATAGATTAGAGTTTTATAAGAGCTACTTAAAACAAGGCCGGTTTAGAATGCAGGATGTTTATAAGGCCGTGCCTTTCATTTTTAATCATGATTATAATGCGCCACAACTTCTTAATACACCTGTTAAAATAACATTTTTAAGTTCAGATTCCTTTGAGTTGGAAACCCAATTTTTGAGTTCAGTAGTGTCTGCACAAAATTACTTAACAAAACAAATTTCGAGCATTGACGTACCAATTGGACTTTATAAAAAACAATATAAATTAGGGGATTCCATTTCACTTCCTTTTTTGAAAGGGGAGGTCGTATTGCGAGAAAATCGTCAAGCTATTATAGGAAATCCATTTTTTATTCAATTTGGCAATTTTAATGCTATTGTTTCCAGTTACCAAGCACGAATGGCTGTCGCCAATACTAGTAATTCGCCCATTATTGATATTTCACTCATTGATAAAAATACAGTTAAAATCGTTGACTATTTGAATGCTGCTGTAGCAGTTTTGAGCGAAGATCAATTAAATAGAAAAAACCAATATGCCACAAATGCCATTGCTTTTATTGATAAGCAGATCGCTAGGGTAAAAGGAGAACTGTCTGATAATGCGGAAGCATTGAATGATTACAGAAAGAAAAATAAGATATACAGTTTAGATGATCAGGGCACATTGCTAAATGAAAAGCTGACGAGATTTGACAATGAAAAAGAAGCCATTAACAGACAATTAAATTATTATTCTAGTCTGAAAAATTATTTACTTACAAGTAGCACGTTCACCGAAATACCGGCACCTTCTGTGGCAGGAATTGAGGACGGCAACATTTTAAGTAATGTCTCTAAAATAAACGATCTGTCTGTTCAGAAATCTAAATTGCAATACTCTGTACGAAGTGATGCCTCAGTGTTTAATGATTTAAACAGGCAAATTGAAGGTCTGAAGAACGTGCTTTTAGAAAACATCAGCTCGGTTACTAATGGATTACGAAGAGATTTAGAAGCGGTAAGTACGAATCTTAGAAAGGTAGAGTCTCAATTTTCAAAACTCCCAGAAGATCAGCAAAAACTGATCAGTATTACGCGCCAATATTCATTAAGTGAACAAACTTACAATGTGTTTTTGGCAAAACGTGGCGAGGCTGAAATTATTAAAGCATCTAACGTTTCAGACATACTCGTTATAGATTCAGCTAAAAATACAGGTGCTATGGTCTTGGGCAGAAATCTTAATATACGCTATGTTTTTGCATTCTTTATTGCGCTATTGATTCCGTTACTTTTGGCCTTTATATTGACTTTTCTAGATAATAACATTCATAGTCCAATGGATGTCGAAAAACTATCAACCATTCCTATGTTGGGTGTGATAAGTAAAAACACTCTAGATAATAACTTAGTGGTTCATAGAAAGCCAAAATCGGCGGTTGCCGAAGCTTTTCGTGCCATTCGCTCTAATTTGCAATATTTTTATAAAGTAAACACAAAGAATGGCGATGGTACAAAAACTATAATGATTACCTCTTCTGTGAGTGGGGAAGGGAAAACATTCTGCTCTATCAACGTCGCTACTGTATTTGCTTTAAGCGGAAAAAAAACCATCTTGGTTGGACTGGATTTAAGAAAACCGAAAATTTTTGGAGATTTTAACATTCAGAACGATATAGGCGTTGTGAACTATTTAATAGGGCAAGAATCAATTGATAATATTATCCAGGCTACAGACGTTGAACATTTAGATGTGATTACCTCTGGTCCTATCCCGCCAAACCCATCGGAATTGTTGATTAGTGAAAGGTTAAATGATCTTATTTCAGATTTGAAATCTAAGTACGAATATATCATATTAGATACACCTCCAATTGGGTTAGTGGCCGATGCGTTGGAATTACTGGATTACGTTGATGTAACCCTGTATGTTATTAGACAGGATTTTACTAAAAAAGGCATGTTCAATCTGATTAACGAAAAATATAGAACAAAACAGATTAAAAATATTAGCCTCATTTATAATGGTTATGATCAGCGAGCAAATTATGGTTATGGCTACGGTTATGGTTATGGCTACGGTTATGGTTATGGAAACTATGCCAACGGGTATCATGAGGAAGACAATAAAAAATTAACCTTGTGGATGAAAGTTAAGACATTCTTTATCAAATGA
- a CDS encoding ABC transporter permease codes for MDKKQPHDNWLYTITPKSQLINLNIKEIWRYRDLLFLFVKRNVITVYKQTILGPLWYFIQPLFTSVIFTLIFNNLANIPTGSGIPSFLFNLAGITTWNYFKECLTGTSDTFVQNQGIFGKVYFPRVIVPLSTVVTNLVKFGIQLLVFIGFYIYFVFFTDSAYNVTLQKAIILLPILIVLMGIFGLGLGMIISSMTTKYRDLKFLIAFGVQLLMYGSAVMYPLSYFKEKLPHISWVVEYNPMTTMIETFRYMTLGIGDYSMSKIMYATLISMATFLIGLIIFNKTEKSFIDTI; via the coding sequence TTGGATAAAAAACAACCACATGATAATTGGCTTTATACAATCACGCCAAAAAGCCAATTAATTAACTTAAACATCAAAGAAATTTGGCGCTATCGTGATTTGCTCTTTTTATTTGTAAAACGGAATGTTATAACCGTTTATAAACAAACTATTTTAGGTCCGCTGTGGTATTTTATCCAGCCTCTTTTTACCTCTGTAATATTCACCTTAATTTTTAACAATTTAGCAAATATACCCACAGGAAGTGGCATTCCTTCTTTTTTGTTCAATCTGGCGGGAATTACGACTTGGAATTATTTTAAAGAGTGCCTAACAGGAACAAGTGACACATTCGTACAGAATCAAGGAATATTTGGAAAGGTGTATTTCCCCAGAGTGATTGTACCATTATCTACGGTTGTAACCAATTTGGTAAAGTTTGGAATTCAGCTTTTAGTGTTTATAGGGTTTTATATCTACTTTGTTTTCTTTACAGATAGCGCTTATAACGTTACGCTTCAAAAAGCCATTATCCTATTACCCATATTAATTGTTTTAATGGGAATTTTCGGATTGGGTTTAGGTATGATAATTTCATCGATGACCACCAAATATCGAGATTTAAAATTCCTCATAGCATTTGGGGTGCAATTGTTAATGTATGGCTCTGCAGTCATGTATCCTTTATCTTATTTTAAAGAAAAACTACCTCATATTTCTTGGGTAGTAGAATACAACCCTATGACAACTATGATAGAAACCTTTAGATATATGACTTTAGGTATTGGTGATTATTCCATGTCAAAAATAATGTATGCGACACTTATTAGTATGGCCACGTTTTTAATAGGGCTTATTATATTTAACAAAACAGAGAAAAGCTTTATAGACACCATTTAA